Proteins encoded by one window of Crassostrea angulata isolate pt1a10 chromosome 9, ASM2561291v2, whole genome shotgun sequence:
- the LOC128162364 gene encoding sulfotransferase 2A1-like yields MTERDLKDPTGKVVFRAVEYDGTRFPAIIFGNIANQLRELNGMTFKESDVFVVAYPKSGTHWCYEIVAMLRNNSSELTKQSPPLIDRLPVEKLRQVPDGVRVSHLLPRHMPRDSIERRCKIIHIYRNPKDVAVSYFHFLKKTKEGELIKDMEFDVFFQMFITDQLHRGSWIDYVKEWTDFKEENVEYPLLNICYESKKKDLRGHVKIIADFLEVKPSEELMDEIAHKCEFQTMSAFKHNNIPDSMCRITEVRDKHIMYRKGEVGDWKNWLTVAQSEALDERIQARNLPLEIHYS; encoded by the exons ATGACTGAACGGGACTTGAAAGATCCGACAGGGAAAGTAGTGTTTCGTGCTGTTGAGTATGATGGAACTCGCTTTCCTGCAATTATATTTGGGAACATAGCCAATCAACTGAGAGAACTCAATGGAATGACTTTCAAGGAGAGTGATGTCTTTGTTGTAGCATATCCAAAATCTG GAACTCACTGGTGTTATGAAATCGTGGCCATGCTTAGAAATAACAGTTCAGAGCTCACTAAACAATCGCCGCCTTTGATTGACAGGCTACCTGTCGAGAAACTCAGGCAGGTGCCCGATGGGGTTCGAGTGTCCCATCTTTTGCCTCGACATATGCCCAGAGATTCTATTGAAAGGCGGTGTAAAATCATTCACATTTACAGGAACCCAAAAGATGTTGCCGTCTCGTATTTTCACTTCCTAAAGAAGACCAAAGAAGGAGAGCTCATAAAGGACATGGAGTTTGATGTGTTCTTCCAAATGTTTATCACAGACCAGT taCATCGAGGTTCTTGGATAGATTACGTCAAGGAATGGACAGATTTCAAAGAAGAAAATGTTGAATACCCATTACTGAACATCTGTTACGAGAGCAAGAAAAAG GACCTCAGAGGACACGTTAAAATCATTGCAGACTTCCTTGAAGTGAAACCAAGTGAAGAATTAATGGACGAAATCGCTCACAAATGTGAATTTCAAACTATGTCTGCTTTTAAACACAATAACATTCCGGATAGCATGTGCAGGATAACCGAAGTACGGGACAAACATATCATGTACAGAAAAG GAGAAGTTGGCGACTGGAAAAACTGGTTGACAGTCGCGCAAAGTGAAGCATTAGATGAGAGAATCCAAGCAAGAAACCTACCTTTGGAGATACATTATTCctga